One genomic segment of uncultured Campylobacter sp. includes these proteins:
- a CDS encoding 4Fe-4S binding protein produces the protein MSENESQRAVWTDESRCKACNICVSVCPSGAIAMRQDEGAVQGMMIDVVDEGACIGCRECELHCPDFAIFVAPKGFKFARLSSQAREMAEKIKNNNFMKPKDA, from the coding sequence ATGAGCGAAAATGAGAGCCAGCGCGCCGTTTGGACGGATGAGAGCCGCTGTAAGGCGTGCAATATCTGCGTAAGCGTCTGTCCTAGCGGCGCGATCGCGATGAGACAGGACGAGGGCGCCGTGCAGGGCATGATGATCGACGTGGTGGATGAGGGCGCCTGTATCGGCTGTAGGGAGTGCGAGTTGCACTGCCCTGATTTTGCGATTTTCGTCGCGCCCAAGGGCTTTAAATTCGCTCGTCTAAGCTCGCAGGCTAGAGAGATGGCTGAAAAAATCAAAAACAATAATTTTATGAAACCCAAGGACGCATAA
- a CDS encoding 2-oxoglutarate synthase subunit alpha, giving the protein MREVISTGNALIARAAIDCGCNFFGGYPITPSSEIAHEMSRLLPKVGGKFIQMEDEISGISVALGASMSGAKAMTASSGPGISLKSEQIGLGFIAEIPLLIVNVMRGGPSTGLPTRVAQGDILQARNPTHGDFQSIALCPGSLKEAYTQTVRAFNLAERFMTPVFLLLDETLGHMQAKAVLPEISDLKIERRAEFKGSPKDYEPYDAAPDKPAVLNPFFRGYHYHITGLHHGAKGFPTENEQIVDRSIKRLFNKISAHEDEIVQYEEFMLDDADACIIAYGSVSLAAKDAILKLRGQGVRVGLFRPITLWPSPARKLRELGERFNKILIAELNLGQYLLEVQRACLRDDFKTLLKANGRPISPSEIIEKVKEL; this is encoded by the coding sequence ATGAGAGAGGTAATTTCCACAGGCAACGCCTTAATTGCGCGTGCGGCGATTGATTGTGGCTGTAATTTTTTCGGCGGCTATCCGATCACGCCGAGCAGCGAGATCGCGCACGAGATGAGTCGCTTGCTACCTAAGGTCGGAGGCAAATTTATCCAGATGGAGGATGAAATTTCGGGCATTTCGGTAGCTTTGGGCGCGTCGATGAGCGGTGCAAAGGCGATGACGGCAAGCTCTGGTCCTGGAATTTCGCTAAAATCAGAGCAGATTGGACTTGGCTTCATCGCTGAAATTCCGCTTTTAATCGTAAATGTTATGCGCGGAGGTCCTAGCACCGGACTTCCTACGCGAGTAGCACAGGGCGATATTTTGCAAGCTCGCAACCCCACTCACGGCGATTTTCAAAGCATCGCACTGTGTCCGGGCTCGCTAAAGGAGGCTTACACGCAGACTGTGCGCGCCTTCAATCTGGCCGAGCGGTTCATGACGCCGGTATTTTTGCTGCTTGATGAGACGCTTGGGCATATGCAGGCTAAGGCGGTGCTACCTGAAATTTCGGATCTAAAAATCGAGCGCAGGGCGGAATTTAAAGGTAGTCCGAAAGATTATGAGCCCTACGATGCCGCGCCCGATAAGCCTGCGGTGCTAAATCCCTTTTTTAGGGGATACCACTATCACATAACGGGGCTGCATCACGGCGCTAAGGGCTTTCCAACCGAAAATGAGCAGATCGTAGATCGCTCTATAAAAAGGCTTTTTAATAAAATTTCGGCGCATGAAGATGAGATCGTGCAATACGAGGAATTTATGCTGGATGACGCTGATGCTTGCATCATCGCCTACGGCAGCGTTAGCCTGGCAGCAAAAGACGCGATTTTAAAGCTACGAGGGCAAGGCGTGCGTGTGGGACTTTTTCGCCCGATCACGCTGTGGCCAAGCCCTGCGCGCAAACTAAGGGAGCTAGGGGAGAGATTTAATAAAATTTTGATCGCCGAGCTAAATTTAGGGCAGTATCTGCTAGAGGTGCAGCGCGCTTGCTTGAGGGATGATTTTAAGACGCTTCTTAAGGCAAACGGCAGACCGATCAGCCCTAGCGAGATTATCGAGAAAGTAAAGGAGCTTTAA
- a CDS encoding 2-oxoglutarate ferredoxin oxidoreductase subunit beta, whose amino-acid sequence MAFDYDKYLRTDKMPTLWCWGCGDGVILKAIIRAIDRIGWSMDDVCVVSGIGCSGRMSSYIDCNTVHTTHGRAIAYATGIKLTNPGKHVIVVTGDGDGLAIGGNHTIHGCRRNIDLNHILVNNFIYGLTNSQTSPTTPRGFWTVTAQYGNVDPSFDAAKLAIAAGATFVGRESVTNPEKIERLLAKGFEHDGYSFFDIFSNCHVNLGRKNKMSEAVQMLKWLDSRTISKAKFDALSKDERAGLFPLGVLHEDNEHTEYTKAYQKVIDAAQSGEAINFEGLR is encoded by the coding sequence ATGGCGTTTGATTACGATAAATATCTAAGAACGGACAAGATGCCTACACTTTGGTGCTGGGGCTGCGGCGACGGAGTGATCTTAAAAGCGATCATCCGCGCGATTGACCGCATAGGCTGGAGCATGGACGATGTATGCGTGGTAAGCGGTATCGGCTGTAGCGGTAGGATGTCGAGTTACATAGACTGCAATACCGTCCATACGACGCACGGGCGTGCGATAGCTTATGCTACGGGTATCAAGCTCACAAATCCAGGCAAACACGTAATCGTAGTTACTGGCGATGGCGATGGGCTTGCGATAGGGGGCAATCACACGATCCATGGATGCCGCCGCAATATCGATCTAAATCATATCTTAGTAAATAATTTCATTTACGGGCTTACAAACTCGCAGACGAGTCCTACGACGCCGCGCGGGTTTTGGACGGTTACGGCGCAATACGGCAATGTCGATCCCAGCTTTGATGCGGCAAAACTTGCGATTGCTGCCGGAGCAACTTTTGTCGGACGCGAAAGCGTGACAAATCCTGAAAAAATCGAGCGACTTTTGGCTAAGGGCTTTGAGCACGATGGTTATAGTTTTTTTGATATTTTTAGCAACTGCCACGTAAATTTGGGTCGTAAAAATAAAATGAGCGAGGCGGTGCAAATGTTAAAGTGGCTTGATTCGCGCACGATTTCCAAGGCTAAATTTGACGCTCTTAGCAAGGATGAGCGAGCGGGGCTATTTCCGCTTGGGGTTTTACACGAAGATAATGAGCACACCGAATACACAAAGGCGTATCAAAAGGTGATAGACGCGGCACAAAGCGGCGAAGCGATAAATTTTGAAGGACTAAGATGA
- a CDS encoding 2-oxoacid:acceptor oxidoreductase family protein — MNQLRFVGVGGQGVILAGEILAAAKIAHGGYGIKASTYTSQVRGGPTKVDIILSDEETLYPYASEGEIDFMLATAQSSYDAFKNGVKKGGVIVIEPNLVAPSDEDRASFKIYEIPIITIAKYEVGNVITQSVVALAIAVELSRCMDAGLVKEQMLRSVPEKTRALNEKAYDLGMKYAREVFETE, encoded by the coding sequence ATGAATCAATTAAGATTTGTGGGAGTGGGCGGTCAAGGTGTAATCTTAGCAGGTGAGATTCTAGCTGCGGCAAAGATCGCGCACGGCGGCTATGGAATCAAGGCATCTACGTATACCTCTCAGGTACGTGGCGGACCTACGAAAGTGGATATTATCTTAAGCGATGAAGAAACTCTATATCCTTACGCGAGCGAGGGCGAGATCGATTTCATGCTCGCAACGGCGCAGAGCAGCTACGATGCTTTCAAAAACGGCGTAAAAAAAGGCGGCGTGATCGTAATCGAGCCGAATTTAGTAGCGCCGAGCGATGAGGATAGGGCAAGCTTTAAAATTTATGAAATTCCAATCATCACCATCGCAAAATACGAAGTTGGAAATGTCATCACTCAAAGTGTCGTGGCTCTAGCGATCGCAGTAGAGCTTAGCCGCTGCATGGACGCAGGGCTCGTAAAAGAGCAAATGCTTCGCTCTGTGCCCGAAAAAACCCGTGCGCTAAATGAAAAGGCATATGATCTGGGGATGAAATACGCGAGAGAGGTTTTTGAGACGGAGTAA